One Cohnella candidum genomic region harbors:
- a CDS encoding GIY-YIG nuclease family protein: protein MRQTKPYLLAVVEVIASYKLAGINRTKLEGILHRIFAPAQLDLTIRDRFGRPVRPKEWFLVPLQVIDEAVHRIQDGSITNVDYDPKTASLIVLAH from the coding sequence ATGCGTCAAACGAAGCCCTATTTGCTGGCGGTTGTTGAAGTCATCGCCAGCTACAAACTGGCCGGCATCAACCGCACGAAGCTGGAGGGGATACTCCACCGTATCTTTGCACCGGCTCAGCTCGATCTCACCATCCGTGACCGTTTTGGCCGCCCTGTACGGCCAAAGGAATGGTTTCTTGTACCGCTGCAGGTGATTGACGAAGCGGTGCACCGTATACAGGATGGCTCGATTACCAATGTGGACTATGATCCCAAGACGGCTAGTTTGATTGTCCTTGCTCATTAA
- a CDS encoding ABC transporter ATP-binding protein — translation MKALVEAQEIGVKYESGDQTVTALESATCIVNPGDRIALVGPSGSGKSTLLQLLGGIEAPTAGQIQWPALGKRSELRPKKVGFVFQMPSLLAPLSVLENVELPLLLAHASREEARSAAIQELDRIGLKHLANKLPEELSGGQSQRVAFARAMTTRPPLILADEPTGQLDHPTAEHLFEVLFDALRNTQSALVVATHDSRIAEKFDTLWQMNKGRLEVRTS, via the coding sequence ATGAAAGCTCTCGTTGAAGCGCAGGAGATCGGCGTTAAGTACGAAAGCGGCGATCAAACGGTGACGGCGCTTGAATCCGCGACTTGCATAGTAAATCCTGGCGACCGGATTGCATTGGTCGGCCCGTCCGGCAGCGGGAAATCGACGTTGCTTCAGCTTCTTGGCGGTATCGAAGCGCCCACCGCCGGGCAAATTCAATGGCCAGCGCTTGGCAAGCGCAGCGAACTGCGCCCCAAGAAGGTCGGATTTGTCTTCCAAATGCCCAGTTTGCTCGCGCCGTTGTCCGTTCTGGAAAACGTGGAGCTGCCGCTTCTGCTGGCCCATGCGAGCAGAGAAGAGGCAAGGTCTGCGGCCATCCAAGAATTGGACAGAATCGGGTTGAAGCACTTGGCGAACAAGCTGCCGGAGGAGCTTTCCGGCGGACAATCCCAACGCGTGGCCTTCGCCCGGGCTATGACGACCCGTCCTCCGTTGATCTTGGCTGATGAACCGACAGGACAACTGGACCATCCCACCGCGGAGCATTTGTTCGAAGTGCTGTTCGATGCCCTAAGAAACACGCAATCAGCGCTGGTTGTCGCTACGCATGATAGCCGCATCGCGGAGAAGTTCGATACCTTGTGGCAAATGAATAAAGGCAGACTGGAGGTGAGAACATCATGA
- a CDS encoding helix-turn-helix domain-containing protein: MEKTVLKSVGRRIRDLRQQKKLSQEELGEISGFHFSYIGGVERAEKNISLLNLQKIADGLEVPLHELFLYSRHLRFKKTEKDKLLNDIIHKLSDMSISDLKKIQVLIDQLFESR, from the coding sequence ATGGAGAAGACGGTATTGAAATCTGTAGGACGAAGAATTCGCGATTTAAGACAACAGAAAAAACTCTCCCAAGAAGAACTCGGGGAGATTTCCGGATTTCATTTTTCTTATATAGGTGGAGTTGAACGTGCAGAAAAAAATATCTCGCTTCTCAATCTTCAAAAAATAGCTGATGGGCTTGAGGTTCCACTACATGAATTATTTTTATACTCTAGACATCTTCGTTTTAAAAAGACTGAAAAAGATAAATTATTGAATGATATTATTCATAAGTTAAGTGACATGTCGATTTCAGATTTAAAGAAAATACAGGTACTTATCGATCAATTGTTTGAAAGTAGATAG
- a CDS encoding C40 family peptidase, with the protein MNMNIVHSIKNTRMNKSFAGFALGLSIALSGGLLMNAQPTYAAVAVSTNSIADKVIATGEQFMGVRYQFGAPGGRTDVFDCSSFTQYVFKQNGIYLPRSSRQQAAAGVAVSKDQLQPGDLIFSDTNRDGIINHVSIYIGGGQLLHTYRVGIGVTISNFAGSTWDRTFVTARRVINGGSVQAPGFTQAQPARSAPVQTPASPSKVWKHAYRTDSDNQQSEQ; encoded by the coding sequence ATGAATATGAACATCGTCCACAGCATCAAGAATACGCGAATGAATAAATCTTTTGCCGGGTTCGCTCTTGGTCTTTCCATTGCTTTGTCCGGTGGTTTGTTGATGAACGCTCAACCAACTTATGCGGCGGTTGCCGTTTCGACGAACTCCATTGCCGACAAAGTGATTGCCACCGGGGAACAATTCATGGGCGTTCGTTATCAATTCGGCGCGCCCGGCGGACGGACGGACGTCTTCGATTGTTCTTCGTTTACGCAGTATGTATTCAAGCAAAACGGCATCTACCTGCCGCGTTCTTCGAGACAGCAAGCGGCAGCAGGAGTGGCTGTTTCCAAGGATCAACTGCAGCCGGGCGATTTGATTTTCTCCGATACGAATCGCGATGGGATCATTAACCACGTAAGCATCTACATTGGCGGCGGACAGCTCCTGCACACCTATCGGGTGGGCATCGGTGTCACGATTTCCAATTTCGCGGGCAGCACTTGGGATCGTACTTTCGTCACGGCTCGCCGGGTAATTAACGGCGGTTCTGTACAAGCCCCCGGGTTTACCCAAGCACAACCTGCCCGGAGCGCACCGGTTCAAACACCGGCTTCACCTTCAAAAGTTTGGAAACACGCTTACAGAACGGACTCGGATAACCAGCAAAGCGAACAATAA
- a CDS encoding helix-turn-helix domain-containing protein, producing the protein MNRFAEGEIIINEEEFYIWLGQYLKGLRMSKKWTQSQLCSRYHLSRSSLSNIELGRHHLSAFALYKLLRILDEPFVLTLKTMTSTE; encoded by the coding sequence ATGAATAGATTTGCCGAGGGGGAGATTATCATAAACGAAGAGGAATTTTATATATGGCTAGGTCAATATCTGAAGGGCTTAAGGATGAGTAAAAAATGGACTCAGTCTCAACTTTGTTCGAGGTATCATCTTTCACGTTCATCACTTTCAAATATCGAATTAGGAAGACACCACTTATCAGCATTTGCGCTATATAAATTGCTTCGCATTTTAGACGAGCCCTTCGTATTAACGCTCAAAACAATGACTTCAACTGAATAA
- a CDS encoding TVP38/TMEM64 family protein encodes MSLALIATAIGYYIYLLKIGVVQHAFHAIQDFGLWGVVIGICVQMTVNVFPVPGEFTTLLLMEIYGPALGGVYSWIGGVLGAIGAYYLAKWLSNPFASTLKKFAFTKILERYLSEQEALGLLMARFVPFLPYHMINYAAGILKANVRKFIWTTMIGLLPYHIAVSGMYAGVRHGSWTAGVIGFIVFIALIGISRVMKKRKPAI; translated from the coding sequence GTGAGTTTGGCATTGATCGCCACCGCGATTGGTTATTACATTTACTTATTAAAAATTGGAGTTGTACAACACGCTTTTCATGCCATTCAGGATTTTGGGCTATGGGGCGTTGTGATTGGTATTTGCGTGCAAATGACCGTCAATGTCTTTCCGGTACCTGGTGAGTTTACGACACTGCTGTTGATGGAAATTTACGGCCCGGCATTAGGCGGCGTTTATTCATGGATCGGGGGCGTTCTTGGAGCAATTGGCGCTTATTATTTGGCGAAGTGGCTATCTAATCCTTTTGCGAGTACCCTGAAGAAATTCGCATTTACAAAGATACTAGAGCGATATCTGAGTGAACAAGAGGCTTTAGGATTGTTGATGGCCCGCTTCGTGCCTTTTCTGCCATACCATATGATCAATTACGCCGCGGGAATACTAAAAGCCAACGTTAGAAAATTTATTTGGACGACAATGATAGGCCTCTTGCCATACCATATCGCTGTCAGCGGAATGTATGCGGGTGTGCGGCACGGATCCTGGACAGCAGGAGTAATAGGCTTCATCGTTTTTATTGCCCTTATCGGAATCAGCAGAGTGATGAAAAAACGAAAACCCGCTATATGA
- a CDS encoding ABC transporter ATP-binding protein: MKVLEAFDLYRFYHTENEETLALRGMSLEVHAGEIVAVMGPSGSGKSTLLACLAGLDMPDGGHVELMGKRITRLAEKERSAVRAAQIGILLQSGNLFSHLTVADNIRLQMKLAGKTDFSKVSELLQIVGLADRADANSSGLSGGEAVRAGLAVALSTDPPILLADEPTGEVDAEAERQILRLFDDRRKQGGAILVVTHSEVVAGYADRVISMQDGRMLDESSR; this comes from the coding sequence ATGAAGGTTCTTGAAGCGTTTGATCTCTACCGGTTCTATCACACCGAGAATGAAGAAACGTTAGCTTTGCGGGGAATGAGCCTGGAGGTGCATGCAGGAGAAATTGTAGCCGTAATGGGGCCTTCCGGCAGTGGAAAATCCACGCTGCTGGCCTGTCTGGCCGGATTGGACATGCCGGATGGCGGGCATGTCGAATTGATGGGCAAACGAATTACGCGTTTAGCCGAAAAAGAACGTTCGGCCGTTCGCGCCGCTCAGATCGGTATTTTACTGCAATCCGGCAACCTGTTTTCTCACCTTACGGTAGCGGATAACATCCGTTTGCAAATGAAATTAGCCGGCAAAACCGATTTTTCGAAAGTTTCGGAATTGCTCCAGATTGTCGGTTTGGCGGATCGCGCCGACGCGAATTCCTCCGGACTCTCGGGCGGGGAAGCGGTTCGGGCGGGACTTGCGGTCGCCTTGTCGACGGATCCTCCGATCTTGCTGGCGGACGAACCTACCGGCGAAGTGGATGCCGAGGCGGAAAGGCAAATCTTGCGGTTGTTCGATGATCGCCGCAAACAAGGCGGAGCTATATTGGTTGTCACGCACAGCGAAGTCGTAGCTGGATATGCGGATCGCGTAATCAGCATGCAGGACGGGAGGATGCTGGATGAAAGCTCTCGTTGA
- a CDS encoding phosphodiester glycosidase family protein, translating to MRRRSRRKNNFLLFLYAALLVILGGTGWFYFTPSGSNLRYMLADTLITTQHRYLAKYLIGQDGLDSRVADYNKEFDAMAQVKDNRPVRLSTHSSNSVDIEQISGSKFKGYIMYVHDPKMIRLVVTNTVGSGEKVLSMVQRTGAIAGVNGGAFDDPNWEGNGFKPAGIVMSGGQILYRDVDMDTPVNVVGVDRNGMMVSGKYKPADLLSMGVQEAVTFQPRFIVNGKGLVKNEADGWGIAPRTCMAQKKDGTIMFIVIDGRQPGYSLGATLYDVQKILLEKGAVIAANLDGGASTVLVKDNNIIDKPAVKNGGRYLPTAFLVFDHPEQVVVKNIWQGIDMSHFDSSNKIRS from the coding sequence TTGAGAAGAAGAAGCCGTAGAAAAAACAATTTTTTACTTTTTCTCTACGCGGCGTTACTAGTTATTCTCGGGGGGACAGGATGGTTTTACTTCACGCCATCCGGCTCAAATCTACGGTACATGTTGGCAGACACTTTGATTACAACTCAGCATCGTTATTTAGCAAAATATTTGATTGGCCAAGATGGTTTGGATAGCCGTGTGGCCGATTACAACAAAGAGTTTGATGCCATGGCGCAAGTGAAGGACAATCGTCCTGTTAGATTATCGACACATTCGAGCAATAGCGTTGACATTGAACAGATTTCAGGAAGCAAATTCAAGGGCTATATTATGTATGTGCACGATCCCAAAATGATCAGACTTGTTGTCACGAATACGGTTGGAAGTGGAGAAAAAGTCTTGAGCATGGTTCAACGGACGGGGGCCATTGCAGGTGTGAATGGCGGCGCTTTCGATGATCCTAATTGGGAGGGCAACGGCTTTAAGCCTGCGGGCATCGTCATGTCGGGGGGCCAAATATTGTATCGGGATGTCGACATGGATACACCTGTTAACGTAGTCGGCGTTGATCGTAACGGAATGATGGTTTCAGGAAAATATAAACCCGCGGATCTGCTTTCTATGGGGGTTCAGGAAGCCGTGACTTTTCAACCGAGATTTATCGTGAACGGTAAAGGCTTAGTAAAGAACGAAGCCGACGGATGGGGAATCGCCCCTCGTACCTGTATGGCTCAGAAAAAAGACGGTACGATCATGTTCATTGTCATTGATGGACGTCAACCGGGTTATTCCCTCGGCGCTACGTTATATGATGTACAGAAAATCCTTCTCGAAAAGGGAGCTGTGATCGCCGCTAATCTCGATGGAGGAGCGTCTACCGTACTTGTGAAAGACAATAACATTATAGATAAGCCTGCCGTCAAGAATGGGGGGCGTTACTTGCCAACCGCTTTCTTGGTGTTTGATCATCCGGAACAAGTCGTTGTGAAAAATATATGGCAAGGCATTGATATGAGTCATTTCGACTCTTCAAACAAGATTAGGAGTTAA
- a CDS encoding FtsX-like permease family protein, whose protein sequence is MMLSIWVKGLLRRRIGRLAGTMAGVALTVALLSSLGSFISDSNARMTQKAIHSLPVDWQILLAPGANNQTIQNAVSGTTPYTEMYPVGYADVASFTAVTGGTTQTTGAGKVLGLPKDPTHFMQAEVRPLLGGTQGVLIAQQTAANLHVTVGDTVRIERISAAPAEVKIDGVIDLPEADSLFQAVGAAPSASPQAPPDNVLVLPNAVYHQIFDPQAETRPDTVTTQVHVKIAHPLPSDPNAAFAEAMQMANHVEAEIAGSGTVGNNLAARLDGVREDALYARTVFLFLGLPGAVLGVLLTVAITASGSARRRQEQALLRTRGASMRQVLALHGTEALIITIGGIAAGILFAVITSKLIAAIPLAWNATTIIWLAIASFVGFMLSVYSVVYPAWMEARRSTVASLRTSVGRQRKPLWRLLCLDWILLAVAGLFYWRAANTGYELVLAPEGVIKTSVHYEQFIAPLGLWIGGALLLLRLWSIILEQGGGKLSFLFRPIAGGLSHVVSGSLSRQKALVAKGTILIALAFSFAVSTSVFNMTYNGQARVDAELTNGSDVNVTGTTAAPPDSKLAELGMIPGVKGIQSMEHRFAFVGNDLQDIYGIDPRHIGEVSTMSDFYFGNGNAKATLDELANTPDGVLVSQETISDFQLKTGDRINLRLQNAIDHQYHVIPFHLVGMVKEFPTAPKDSFLVANSSYIAKQTGSDAAEVVLIRTNGSPVQAAKQAADISSPLTGVSVTEIGSVEKTISSSLTSISLRGLSDLEILYAVLIAVGFTGLILALGLTERRRTFAIISALGGTKKQVGSFLWSEGLFMLIGGAISGIVLGFGIAYLFVKILTGVFDPPPEAMAVPWIYFIELLIASAVSTVIAIIGLRRIAERQLVQTLRNTNLFF, encoded by the coding sequence ATGATGCTGTCTATCTGGGTAAAGGGGCTCCTGCGCCGAAGAATCGGAAGGTTGGCCGGTACGATGGCAGGGGTTGCGCTAACCGTCGCTTTGCTGTCATCCCTGGGGAGCTTCATTTCGGACAGCAATGCCAGAATGACGCAGAAAGCCATTCACTCTCTTCCGGTCGATTGGCAAATCTTGCTGGCTCCGGGCGCAAATAATCAAACCATTCAGAATGCGGTTTCCGGCACTACACCCTACACCGAGATGTACCCGGTAGGGTATGCGGACGTCGCAAGCTTTACGGCGGTTACCGGCGGCACGACGCAAACCACTGGCGCAGGTAAGGTGCTGGGGTTGCCGAAGGATCCCACGCACTTCATGCAAGCGGAGGTTCGTCCTTTGCTCGGTGGGACACAGGGCGTCCTCATCGCCCAACAAACCGCGGCGAATCTGCACGTAACCGTCGGCGATACCGTGCGCATCGAACGCATCAGCGCCGCCCCGGCTGAAGTCAAGATTGACGGCGTCATCGATTTGCCGGAAGCGGATTCGTTGTTTCAGGCGGTAGGCGCGGCGCCGAGCGCTTCCCCGCAAGCGCCGCCGGATAATGTGTTGGTACTACCGAACGCAGTGTACCATCAAATTTTCGATCCGCAAGCGGAAACGCGTCCGGATACGGTGACGACGCAAGTGCATGTCAAAATCGCCCATCCGCTTCCTTCCGACCCGAATGCCGCCTTTGCGGAAGCCATGCAAATGGCGAATCACGTGGAAGCCGAGATCGCGGGCAGCGGAACCGTAGGGAACAATTTGGCAGCACGCCTCGACGGCGTGAGGGAAGATGCGCTCTATGCCCGAACCGTCTTTCTATTTCTTGGCCTGCCCGGCGCTGTTCTAGGCGTCCTGCTGACCGTCGCCATCACGGCTTCCGGTTCTGCTAGGCGCCGTCAAGAACAAGCGCTGCTTCGCACTCGAGGCGCATCCATGCGGCAAGTCTTGGCGCTGCATGGCACGGAAGCGCTCATCATCACGATCGGAGGCATCGCAGCGGGAATCTTGTTCGCAGTCATCACCTCCAAGCTCATTGCGGCCATTCCTTTGGCTTGGAACGCGACGACGATTATCTGGCTCGCCATCGCTTCCTTCGTCGGTTTCATGCTCTCCGTTTATTCCGTCGTTTATCCGGCCTGGATGGAAGCGAGACGGTCGACGGTCGCGAGCTTGAGAACGAGTGTCGGCCGCCAGCGCAAGCCACTTTGGCGTTTGCTTTGTTTGGATTGGATTCTCTTGGCGGTTGCCGGATTGTTCTATTGGCGAGCGGCGAATACCGGCTATGAGTTGGTACTGGCACCGGAAGGCGTCATCAAAACCTCAGTTCACTATGAGCAATTCATCGCGCCGCTCGGATTGTGGATCGGCGGAGCGCTGCTGCTGCTGCGGCTATGGTCGATCATATTGGAGCAGGGAGGGGGCAAACTGTCATTCCTGTTTCGTCCCATCGCCGGGGGATTGTCCCACGTGGTTTCCGGATCCTTGTCCAGACAGAAAGCGCTGGTGGCCAAGGGTACGATCCTGATCGCGCTGGCTTTCTCGTTTGCAGTCTCCACTTCCGTTTTCAACATGACCTATAACGGTCAGGCAAGAGTGGATGCCGAATTGACCAACGGCTCCGACGTCAACGTGACAGGGACGACGGCTGCTCCGCCAGACAGCAAGCTTGCGGAGCTTGGCATGATTCCCGGCGTGAAGGGCATTCAGTCCATGGAGCACCGATTTGCTTTCGTCGGGAATGACCTGCAGGACATTTACGGAATCGACCCTCGTCATATCGGCGAAGTCAGCACGATGTCCGACTTCTATTTCGGAAATGGGAACGCGAAAGCGACATTGGATGAGTTGGCCAACACGCCCGACGGAGTGCTGGTATCTCAGGAAACGATCTCGGACTTCCAGTTGAAAACGGGGGATCGGATCAATCTTCGATTACAGAACGCAATCGATCATCAATATCATGTGATTCCGTTCCATCTCGTTGGAATGGTGAAGGAATTTCCGACTGCGCCGAAGGATTCTTTCCTGGTCGCCAACTCGTCTTATATTGCTAAGCAGACAGGCTCCGACGCAGCTGAAGTCGTACTAATCCGAACGAACGGAAGCCCGGTTCAAGCCGCCAAACAAGCGGCCGATATCTCTTCTCCGCTTACCGGAGTCAGCGTCACGGAAATCGGATCCGTGGAGAAAACCATCAGCTCGAGTCTGACCTCCATCAGCCTGCGGGGGTTGTCTGATCTCGAAATCCTGTACGCGGTTCTGATTGCCGTCGGGTTCACGGGTTTGATACTAGCGCTCGGATTGACGGAACGACGTCGTACCTTCGCCATAATCTCGGCGCTTGGGGGGACGAAGAAGCAGGTCGGTTCCTTCTTATGGAGCGAAGGACTGTTCATGCTGATCGGCGGAGCGATTTCCGGAATCGTTCTTGGCTTTGGGATCGCGTATTTGTTCGTCAAGATTCTCACGGGCGTTTTCGATCCTCCGCCTGAAGCGATGGCCGTTCCTTGGATTTATTTCATTGAATTGTTGATCGCATCAGCGGTCTCCACGGTTATCGCCATTATCGGACTCCGGCGCATCGCGGAACGGCAGTTGGTGCAAACGCTCCGCAACACGAATCTATTTTTCTAA
- a CDS encoding tyrosine-type recombinase/integrase gives MRIQEKNDLSVVLTLMEGYPEFVRKFINYKRDDLSPSSLLEYLRDYKFFFEWMLSNCVDEKDDYLYITLVDLEALTVDDVHRFMNYILEDLGKSVQTMQRKVSSVRSLFNYLNDVEEDRSGNPLLKRNVFRKVSIKRSADPQSIARKIKDKVLDRNSIFDFIHFIEFRYRQDQRRNKQSIFCFDRDCERDLCIISLQLHLGLRVSDLVNLNIDDFLMNEQSIVLRMNDSTVVKQLSSIAAEKIEKYIKVREEKYSPETNENGLFLAIQNGFEQGKRMTKRAIQEMVKKYGRAYGKSELTNRQLRHSFGLNLVQTTDLITTKNQFGQGIETIQKYGFLADLFDD, from the coding sequence TTGAGGATTCAAGAAAAGAACGATTTATCGGTGGTTTTAACTTTGATGGAAGGCTATCCGGAGTTTGTTCGTAAGTTCATAAATTACAAACGAGATGATTTGTCGCCCTCTTCTCTTCTTGAATACCTTCGAGATTATAAGTTTTTTTTCGAGTGGATGTTGTCCAACTGCGTTGATGAAAAGGATGACTACTTGTACATTACGTTAGTTGACCTGGAAGCTCTAACTGTTGATGATGTACACCGGTTTATGAATTACATCCTTGAAGATCTTGGTAAAAGCGTTCAAACGATGCAACGAAAAGTTTCTTCGGTTAGATCGTTATTTAACTATTTAAATGATGTTGAAGAAGATAGAAGCGGTAATCCATTGCTGAAGCGTAATGTATTCAGAAAAGTCTCGATCAAACGATCTGCAGATCCTCAATCAATTGCACGTAAAATCAAAGATAAAGTGCTGGATCGGAACTCGATATTTGATTTCATTCACTTCATTGAGTTTCGCTATAGGCAGGATCAACGTAGGAACAAGCAATCAATTTTTTGCTTTGACCGTGACTGTGAACGTGATTTATGTATTATCAGCCTTCAACTTCATTTGGGCTTAAGGGTAAGTGATTTAGTAAATTTAAATATTGATGATTTTCTAATGAATGAACAGAGTATCGTCTTGAGAATGAATGATAGTACCGTAGTAAAGCAGCTCAGCAGCATTGCTGCTGAAAAAATCGAAAAATATATTAAAGTTAGAGAAGAAAAATATTCTCCAGAAACAAATGAAAATGGTTTGTTTCTTGCAATTCAAAATGGCTTTGAACAGGGTAAACGCATGACCAAACGGGCGATTCAAGAAATGGTTAAAAAATATGGTCGAGCATATGGTAAGTCCGAACTAACGAACAGACAACTTCGGCATTCATTTGGACTGAACCTTGTTCAAACGACCGATTTGATCACCACAAAAAATCAATTCGGACAAGGAATTGAGACAATCCAGAAATATGGTTTTCTCGCTGATCTTTTTGATGATTAG
- a CDS encoding sensor histidine kinase, whose amino-acid sequence MKIKLKLAILTSSLILILFVIYSLTQYGLISHWIQQTERNNLKKTVDEVAGYLNEQESENDPADWSSHRQFFDKLVRQDQLFRLLDAKGHVFLEISNGIPAVWIPSSMVKAVQYTSTYHGQDHLLTIRSPIQTLSFTGTIELATNIETADNLIERLNSLIVACGIFGIVFCALGGWFVARQLVKPIQHMSITMNRIKRQGLHERIIHQDNNDELSNLIRVFNEMMDELESSFNRQSKFIEDASHELHTPIAIIEGHLKLIHRWGKHRADVLDESLNAAIQETERLKSLASQLLVLQKDRNIIPLELVAPVNVAEVISSVIRNYRMLHPRYTFLAKLNPDIEICINRDHLVQMLIIVLDNAVRYSGVDKPILIRSQVDNEKVYLQVEDHGSGIPKAELPFVFERFYRVDKSRSRKEGGGNGLGLSIARELASEYLGSVSITSEEGKGTTVSFVFSRTY is encoded by the coding sequence TTGAAAATCAAACTAAAACTGGCCATACTAACATCGAGTCTGATTTTAATTTTATTCGTCATTTATAGTCTGACCCAGTACGGCCTTATTTCCCATTGGATTCAACAAACGGAAAGGAACAACTTGAAAAAGACGGTTGATGAAGTCGCCGGCTATTTGAACGAACAAGAATCGGAAAACGATCCGGCAGATTGGAGCAGCCATCGTCAATTTTTTGACAAACTCGTTCGTCAGGATCAACTCTTTCGATTATTGGATGCAAAAGGGCACGTATTTTTAGAAATCTCCAACGGGATTCCGGCAGTATGGATACCTTCTTCGATGGTGAAAGCCGTTCAATATACTTCCACGTATCATGGACAAGACCATTTGCTAACGATTCGGAGTCCCATTCAGACGCTTTCGTTTACCGGGACCATCGAGCTAGCCACGAATATCGAAACCGCTGACAACTTGATTGAGCGACTCAACAGCCTTATCGTGGCATGTGGAATATTTGGCATCGTTTTTTGCGCGCTCGGAGGGTGGTTCGTCGCTCGGCAATTGGTCAAGCCCATTCAGCATATGTCGATTACTATGAATAGGATCAAGCGACAGGGATTGCATGAACGAATCATTCATCAAGATAATAACGATGAACTGTCGAATCTCATTCGCGTGTTCAATGAAATGATGGACGAGTTGGAAAGCTCTTTCAACAGGCAAAGCAAATTCATCGAAGACGCTTCACATGAACTCCATACCCCGATCGCGATTATCGAAGGCCATCTGAAACTCATTCATCGGTGGGGGAAACATCGAGCCGACGTACTTGACGAATCGCTGAATGCGGCAATACAAGAGACGGAGAGATTAAAGTCGCTTGCGAGCCAACTACTCGTCCTTCAGAAGGACAGAAATATTATTCCTCTAGAGTTGGTAGCCCCCGTTAATGTTGCGGAAGTCATCTCATCCGTAATCCGAAATTATCGAATGTTGCACCCCAGGTATACATTTCTAGCCAAGTTAAACCCGGATATTGAAATCTGCATTAACCGAGATCATCTCGTGCAAATGCTGATCATCGTATTGGATAATGCCGTACGCTATTCCGGCGTTGATAAACCGATCCTTATACGATCTCAAGTCGATAATGAAAAGGTCTATCTACAAGTAGAGGACCATGGTTCAGGCATTCCCAAAGCTGAATTGCCTTTCGTTTTCGAAAGGTTTTACCGTGTGGATAAGTCGAGGAGTAGGAAGGAAGGCGGCGGTAACGGACTGGGTTTATCGATCGCGAGAGAACTTGCGTCAGAGTACTTAGGGTCCGTCTCCATCACAAGCGAAGAAGGTAAGGGCACTACGGTTTCATTCGTTTTTTCGCGTACATATTGA
- a CDS encoding response regulator transcription factor, producing MKKLLLVEDEPNFARFVQLELEYEGFHITVCSDGREGYKQASEHKWDMIFLDIMLPGISGIEICRRLRSQHNKTPIIMLTARDSVLDRVAGLDSGADDYIAKPFAIEELLARMRAIFRRVEVDEAKGESHDDGITAIHDITVNILSRTVKKKGKRIELTKREFDLLITLLQHRNEVMNRDRLLNEVWGYDAEIETNVVDVYIRYLRQKLDPGQYFIQTIRGVGYMLKG from the coding sequence ATGAAGAAACTGCTGCTCGTCGAAGACGAGCCCAATTTTGCGCGTTTCGTTCAATTGGAGTTGGAGTATGAAGGATTCCACATCACCGTTTGTTCTGACGGCAGAGAAGGGTATAAGCAAGCATCCGAGCACAAGTGGGATATGATTTTCCTGGACATTATGCTGCCGGGAATTAGCGGAATCGAAATATGCAGGCGATTAAGGAGCCAGCACAACAAGACTCCAATCATTATGTTGACTGCGCGCGATTCGGTACTTGATCGCGTTGCCGGATTAGACAGCGGTGCTGACGATTACATCGCGAAACCGTTCGCCATCGAAGAATTGCTTGCCCGAATGAGGGCGATATTTCGCAGGGTAGAAGTCGACGAGGCGAAAGGCGAATCCCATGATGACGGAATTACGGCCATTCACGATATAACCGTCAATATCTTGTCAAGAACAGTGAAAAAGAAAGGGAAACGGATCGAACTGACCAAAAGAGAATTTGATTTATTGATTACGTTGCTTCAACACAGAAACGAGGTAATGAACAGGGATCGTTTATTGAACGAAGTTTGGGGATACGATGCCGAAATCGAAACGAACGTCGTTGACGTTTATATCCGATATCTGAGGCAAAAACTTGATCCTGGGCAATATTTCATTCAGACGATAAGGGGAGTGGGCTACATGCTAAAAGGTTGA